The following nucleotide sequence is from Natronosalvus caseinilyticus.
GGCCGGGAACCGCGCGGATCGGTCCCACAGGAGGACTACGACGCGGTTCGCGACGAACTGAAGGCCATGCTCGAGGGCCTCGAGGGTCCCGACGGTCGGAAAGTCGTCGACCGTGTCGTCGAGAAGGAGACGGCGTTCCGCGGCGACCACGACGACATCGCACCGGATCTCGTGGCGATTCCGAACAACGGCTTCGACCTCAAGTCGGGATTCAAAGCCGACAACGACGTCTTCACCACGGGGCCGCGTAACGGGATGCACAGCTTCGACGACACCAGTCTCTTCATCGACGACCCCGACGCGACCATCGAGGACGCCGACCTTTACGACGTTGCCCCGACGATCCTCGACCTGCTCGAGGTCGACATCAAACGGTCGGCCTTCGACGGCGCGAGCCTGGTCTAAAGGGGCAACAGCTCTCGATACTGCGGAGACCGACTATCGAACGGCGTCACCGATCGACGAGCCACCGGTATCCATTTCGGAGCAGTTGCCCGATACCCACGATCGTCGCCAGAACGCCACCGACGACGACGATCAAGTTGACGAGACCGAACGACGGGAGGGGCGTGAATCGACCGAGTACGAGAAGAACGACCGCCACGGCCCAGACGGCCGACAGCCCGACGCCGATCCAGACGAGAATTCGAACGGGCGTCGATTGCACGGTCATCCGACGTGTCGTCGCGAGTATCGGTCTTGCGATTTGCCCGCGATTGAACGAGGTGTGACCGGCACCTCGCGGAACGGTTCCAATCGGTAGCGCGTTTTCGAATCCGTTTTGACGACCCCGGTGCTGGCTCGAGTATGCGCGACGCCACCGACGTGGAAAGCGAAGACCAGGAGGAAGCGGAAGGCGACGCCGACGTTAGTGACGACTCGAGCACCCTGACGGAGGTCGTCCACGCCCGCGGCCACGAGCACGTCTCCGCCCGACACGCGAGCACATTCGAGATTACGACCGACGACTACCTCACGCCGGCCGGCGACTGCATCCTCGTCATCGACGCTGACCGCGCCCCCGCCGACTTCGACCCGGACTTCGTCGAGGCGTGTCGGAACGCCGACGCGACGATCACGGTCTCCATTGAGGCCGACGGGCACGTCGACAGCGTGACAGGGCGGGGGGACCCCGACCTCGAGTTCGCCAGCGAGCGCAGTGCCGTCGGACGAACCAGCGAGTACGTCGACGAGCGGACGATCCTGCTCGAGGCCGATGTCGCCGCCAAGGGGTTCGACCGCGAGCTGGTGGCAGCCCTCGCCGACGGCGCTGATGCACGGGTGACGTTTACCGTGTCGCTCGAGTAATCGACGGGAGCGAGATCAGTCTCGACCCGATTGCCGTCCATCGACCGACGCGTCCTGGATCGATGGCCGTTCCTCGCTCGAACACGCGGTTTCGGGGACCGGGGATCGAAGGGCTACCAGCGGAAGTGCGAACGCGAGAAAGCCCCCACCGAGGAGCGCCAGTAACGTGATCGGCGAAGTCAGGTCCGCGACGAAGCCCGCAAGCGGTTTCAACGGGATGCGCACGAGTGCGCACCCCATCGACGCGGCACTGAGGACCGTAGCACGACCGACCGACGCCGACTGGTCGTTGAGGTACTGATTGACCAGCGGTTCGTACAGGGCTCGAGCCCCCTTCATTCCGAAGAAGACGGGAATGGCGAGCACCGGAACGACGGCAGGGGCGAACATGGTCACGGCGGTCACCACCGGAACTGTCAGCAGCGCCGTCCGGAGGCCCACCAGGGATCGAACGGTTTCCGCGTGATAACTCGCGATGGCCGCGAGGACGGCGAATCCGGCGTAGAGGAATCCGAGCGCAGCTTCCTCCGGCAGGGGTCCGGCGAGGAACGACACCGGCGATGCGCCGTTCAACACCTCGACGGTAATCGGTTGAATGTAGGTGTCTGCCACGTTGACCAGCGCGAAAAACAGGGCGACGAGCGGGACGAAGACGCGAAACGATGGACCCGCGAACAGCCGCCGAAGCATCGAGAGCGTCTCGAGTACGCCAGGACAGTCCGACGCGTTCATCTCACTGGTGCCATCGAACTGGGCGTTCTTCGGCATGGTGAGCACCACGGCCACGCCAGCGCCGTTGAGTGCCGCCGAAGCGAGAAACGGATAGGTCGGCTCAATCGCGTAGAGGAGGCCGCCACCGATCATCGTCATCGCGGAGACCCACTGGTGGACCGACCCGCCTCGACCGCGGATGCGAGCGAAATCCGTCTCATTTCCTTCGCCGTCTCCCGACCGAAGCGTCTCGTAGAGCCAGGCGTCCGCGGTTCCGGACTGAAATGCGAGCGAGACCGACCAGACGGCGTAGAGAACCAGAAACGAGAGGAACGAATCGGCAACGACGAATCCGGCGATCGACAGCGTCATTGCCGCCATCCCAATCGCGAGCGCGTTCCGACGACCGAGTCGGTCCGCGATGTAGCCCGTCGGTACCTCGAGGACGACGACGAGCAGTGCCGAAACGGCCCCGAACGTCCCGATCTGGGCGAAGGTGAGATCCTTCCAGAGCAAGAACAGGGTGAACACTGGCCAAATGAAGCCGACCGAATCGGTTGCCTGGAAGAGATAGTATCTGGCGATCGGCGCGGAAATTCCGGTTCGACTCATCTGCGTCGTGGGATGGACGTACTGATAGCACTTAGGCGATTCCGGTTGCGAATTTTTGTGATAAATCTGAATGTTATGGCACCCGGCCGCCACCGTTCGACCGTGTACTGCTCGAGCGGATCAGACAGACGTCATGCACCACACTCGAGCGAATCAGACACCCGCGCACGTCACTCCCGAAGCAGAGTCGCGACTGACGGTGCAGCGAGACGACGACATCTTCACGCGGGCTCGACCGGCCTCACTGCATCCCGTCGGGGAGCTCCTGCGCCGGCGGCCGACCGATAGTACGACAGATCCCGTCCAGAAGCAACAGCAGGCTCTCTTTGTGCCGAGGCTTGTTGTAGTGAATCGAAGTCGGAGCGACTCCGTACCGATCGTACTCGTCGAACGCGCCCGGTGGCACCGACTCGTGTTCGGTTACGTCCTTACGAACCTCGACTGCGAGGGCGTGTAGATGGATGAGTTCCTGTTTACGCATTCCGTCGATTCCTCTCACGCAGATTCGTTCGGCTGGCCGATCTGTGGGTCTCCCTCGTAAATTCGAACGGTTCCATCGGAACCGATGGTGATGGTGTAGCCCTCGTGTTCGAATTCGACATTGACCGTCGAATCGTGCGCGCTCGCGTGACGCAGCAGCGTCACGACCGATTCCAGTTCGACGGATTCGTACAACGGCCCGACGTCGGTCTCGGGCACCTCCTCGAGGGCTGCAATCGCCTGGACGAGTTCTCCCGTCAACGCGTCCGTTTCGTCCTCCGTCGAGTCGAGTCCCATCTCGCCGTTGGGTGCGTGATCGAGTTGGCTGCTCATATCTCTGAGTAGCGGGCCAACGAACACCTATGAAAGCGGTGTCCCTAAATGTCGAGGTATATCTGCCATTATCGTTTCTCGAAACAATTTCACCAGGCGAAACTGAAATTATAGCCGTTGTAAACGGGTCGGAGAACGCTCCTCGAGCGCGAACTGAATTTTGGGTCGAAAAACGCGATCCACCTATCGATCCTCGGACGACGTGGCGAGCGCACCCTCGCCGATCTCCTCCAGGACGTGCTCGTGAAACGCTTGCAAGACGGCGCTCTCGTCTTCGGCCAGCACCACGTCGCTCGCCGAGAGCGTCGCCAGTCCGAACGCGCGCGGTGTCGGCGAGTCGACGAGCCGTCTCGAGACCTCGAGTTCGCCCGACTCGAGGCGGGAGACGATGCCTTCGACCTCCGCGACGTTCAACTTGTCCACGAGGAGTTCCCGGTAGGTTTCTTCGATGACGGCGAAGTCCTCGAGGCCCTCGGCGAACCCCAGCAACATCTCGCTCGAGACCTGTTGCTCGCTGGCGGACTTCTCGTAGCCCTTGTACCGCTTGAGGATCATCAGCGAGCGCGTGGCGTTGATCCGGAAGTACCGCTGGAGGAGGTCGGTTCCCGACAGCGCGCGTCGCAGGTCCGGGCGCACGTCGTCGGCCTCGAGATCGGCGAGAATGCCCTCGAGGTCGACCTTCCGGTTCAGCGGCATCGAGAGGACGAACCCGTTGTCCGCGACGGCGACGCGGACGTCCGCCGTCGCCTCCTGGGCACACCGGTAGGCGAGCAGTCTCGAGAGGCCGTCGTTGACGCGACGGCCGTAACAGGAGTGGACGTAGTAGTGGCGCTCGTACTCGTCACGGTCCCGTTCGACCTCGACGGCGAGTCGATCGGGCGTGCTCACGCTCCCAACGCCCGCGTAGCGAATCTGGTAGTCGAACAGCCGAGAAATCGCGCGGACGCTCGAGTCGTCCAGCGGAAACTGACGAAGCCAGGCGCGGATGCGTGAGGAGCCGCCCTCGTCGTAGTGCTCAAGGAGCGTCCGCTGGAACGCGAGGATTTCACGACCCATGTCCGAGGAGAGCGGCAGGCGCTCGGAGTACCAGGACGGCACCGTCGGCCGCGCGCTCGTCCGGTCGACGTACACCTTCGACCCGCGCCGGTAGCGGTACTCGAAGTGATCCCCGCCGAGGACGAACACGTCGCCCTTCTCGAGTGTGTCCAGATAGCCCTCGTCGAGTTGGCCGACCCACGCGCTCTCGGCGCGCGTGTAGACGTCGCAGGTGAAGGAGTCGGGAATCGTGCCGACGTTGGTCATGTAGATGACGCGGGCAAGTCGGCCACGTTTGCCCATCAGCACCTCACCGACGGGGTACTCGGGGTAGTGGTGCTCGCCGTCGGGCGGGTCGTTCGCGTCCCGCCAGACCTTCGCGTAGACGTTTCGGTCCTCCATTCCGGCGTACTCGGCCGTGAGGTACGCGAGGAGTTGCTCCCAGTCGTCGTCGCCGTAGCGCCGGTAGGGATACGCCCGCCGCAGGATCTCGAGCACCTCCCGTTCCGGTCGAATCTCGGCGATCGCCATCCCGTAGACCTGCTGGGCGGCGACGTCCTGGGCGTTCTCGGGAATCGACACGGAATCGACGAAGCCCTCCTGGGCCTTCTTGAGCATGACGGCACACTCGAGCAACTCGTCCCGGTCGAGGGCGATCACGCGACCCGTGACCGTCTGGCCGACCCGGTGGCCCGCCCGGCCGACACGCTGGAGCAACGCGGCGACGGACTTCGGCGAGCCGACCTGCACGACGAGGTCGACGTGGGGCATGTCGATGCCCAGTTCGAGGCTGGTCGAGGACGTCACCACGTCCAGGTCGCCCGCTTTGAGCTTCCCTTCGACCCGGTGTCGAACGTCCTTCGAGAGGCTCCCGTGGTGACACCCCGAGTTGTCCTCGTCGTAGGCGTCGAAGCGCTCGCGGAGCGTGTGTAACACGCGCTCGGCGCCCGAACGCGTGTTCGTGAAGACCAGCGTGTTGGTGTGGTTCTGGATGTGCTCGTGTAAGAGACGGTAGAAGCGGTCCTGAACGAGGTCTCGAGAGGTGTTGATCAGGTCGTCGGCAGGGCACTCGAGGCGGAGGTCGAACTCGCGGGCGAAGCGGGCGTCGACGATGTCGTAGTCTCGAGGGATTCGTTCAGTTTCGAAATCCGAGCCAGCGGACCCCGGCTCGCTCGACGGTTCACACCCGACCAGAAACTCCGCGACCTGCGAGAGCGGCTCGATCGTCGCCGAACAGCCGATCCGCGTGACGTCGTGATCGACCAATGCCTCGAGTCGCTCGAGGCTCACCGACAGGTGCGTCCCGCGTTTGCTAGCCGCCAGCGAGTGAATCTCGTCGACGATGACGTACTCCACGCTGCGCAGTTTCTCGCGGAACTTCGGCGCGTTGAGCAAGATTGCTAGCGTCTCCGGCGTCGTGTTGAGCACGTGGGGCGTCGTCTGGAGCATCGCCTGGCGCTCGCTCGAACTGGTGTCGCCGTGGCGGATCGCGTGGCGAATCTCGCCCATCGAGTCGCCCCGCTCGTCGAC
It contains:
- a CDS encoding UPF0058 family protein: MRKQELIHLHALAVEVRKDVTEHESVPPGAFDEYDRYGVAPTSIHYNKPRHKESLLLLLDGICRTIGRPPAQELPDGMQ
- a CDS encoding DUF371 domain-containing protein translates to MTEVVHARGHEHVSARHASTFEITTDDYLTPAGDCILVIDADRAPADFDPDFVEACRNADATITVSIEADGHVDSVTGRGDPDLEFASERSAVGRTSEYVDERTILLEADVAAKGFDRELVAALADGADARVTFTVSLE
- a CDS encoding HalOD1 output domain-containing protein; translation: MSSQLDHAPNGEMGLDSTEDETDALTGELVQAIAALEEVPETDVGPLYESVELESVVTLLRHASAHDSTVNVEFEHEGYTITIGSDGTVRIYEGDPQIGQPNESA
- a CDS encoding MFS transporter produces the protein MSRTGISAPIARYYLFQATDSVGFIWPVFTLFLLWKDLTFAQIGTFGAVSALLVVVLEVPTGYIADRLGRRNALAIGMAAMTLSIAGFVVADSFLSFLVLYAVWSVSLAFQSGTADAWLYETLRSGDGEGNETDFARIRGRGGSVHQWVSAMTMIGGGLLYAIEPTYPFLASAALNGAGVAVVLTMPKNAQFDGTSEMNASDCPGVLETLSMLRRLFAGPSFRVFVPLVALFFALVNVADTYIQPITVEVLNGASPVSFLAGPLPEEAALGFLYAGFAVLAAIASYHAETVRSLVGLRTALLTVPVVTAVTMFAPAVVPVLAIPVFFGMKGARALYEPLVNQYLNDQSASVGRATVLSAASMGCALVRIPLKPLAGFVADLTSPITLLALLGGGFLAFALPLVALRSPVPETACSSEERPSIQDASVDGRQSGRD
- a CDS encoding ATP-dependent helicase produces the protein MDGDESSHSTSPSLPPALESADVADWDVFELLEPAVQEWWLEAFGEYVPENGGFFTPPQREAIPKIHAGTNTLICAPTGSGKTLASFTAIIDELFKRDRDGDGLENAVYCLYVSPLKSLANDIHRNLEVPLEGIESIVDERGDSMGEIRHAIRHGDTSSSERQAMLQTTPHVLNTTPETLAILLNAPKFREKLRSVEYVIVDEIHSLAASKRGTHLSVSLERLEALVDHDVTRIGCSATIEPLSQVAEFLVGCEPSSEPGSAGSDFETERIPRDYDIVDARFAREFDLRLECPADDLINTSRDLVQDRFYRLLHEHIQNHTNTLVFTNTRSGAERVLHTLRERFDAYDEDNSGCHHGSLSKDVRHRVEGKLKAGDLDVVTSSTSLELGIDMPHVDLVVQVGSPKSVAALLQRVGRAGHRVGQTVTGRVIALDRDELLECAVMLKKAQEGFVDSVSIPENAQDVAAQQVYGMAIAEIRPEREVLEILRRAYPYRRYGDDDWEQLLAYLTAEYAGMEDRNVYAKVWRDANDPPDGEHHYPEYPVGEVLMGKRGRLARVIYMTNVGTIPDSFTCDVYTRAESAWVGQLDEGYLDTLEKGDVFVLGGDHFEYRYRRGSKVYVDRTSARPTVPSWYSERLPLSSDMGREILAFQRTLLEHYDEGGSSRIRAWLRQFPLDDSSVRAISRLFDYQIRYAGVGSVSTPDRLAVEVERDRDEYERHYYVHSCYGRRVNDGLSRLLAYRCAQEATADVRVAVADNGFVLSMPLNRKVDLEGILADLEADDVRPDLRRALSGTDLLQRYFRINATRSLMILKRYKGYEKSASEQQVSSEMLLGFAEGLEDFAVIEETYRELLVDKLNVAEVEGIVSRLESGELEVSRRLVDSPTPRAFGLATLSASDVVLAEDESAVLQAFHEHVLEEIGEGALATSSEDR